From the genome of Bos taurus isolate L1 Dominette 01449 registration number 42190680 breed Hereford chromosome 2, ARS-UCD2.0, whole genome shotgun sequence, one region includes:
- the GLB1L gene encoding beta-galactosidase-1-like protein isoform X1, whose translation MRAMEGWDSLLLPALKKGTRTGRPAGYVPWNYHEPEPGVYNFNGSRDLFAFLKEATLANLLVILRPGPYICAEWEMGGLPAWLLRKPKIHLRTSDPDFLAAVDSWFKVLLPRIYPWLYHNGGNIISIQVENEYGSYRACDVSYMRHLAGLFRALLGDRILLFTTDGPEGLKCGSLQGLYTTVDFGPADNMTKIFGLLRKYEPRGPLVNSEYYTGWLDYWGQNHSTRSIPAVTKGLEKMLKLGASVNMYMFHGGTNFGYWNGADEKGRFLPITTSYDYDAPISEAGDPTPKLFAIRNVISKFQEVPLGPLPPPSPKMTLGPLNLHLDGNLLDFLDFLCPQGPIHSVLPMTFEAVNQVHGYMLYRTYLPHTVSEPTQLWVPNNGVHDRAYVMVDGVFQGVLERNMKHNLFLMGKIGATLDVLLENMGRLSFGSNSSDFKGLLQPPILGQTILTQWLMFPLKVDNLVKGWFPIQPLKHSHPQTPSGPTFYSTTFPILNSGGDTFLFLPGWTKGQVWINGFNLGRYWTKRGPQQTLYVPRPLLFPRGAHNRITLLELENVPPQPQIQFLDRPILNSTKHRTYVYSLSSASEPMELSGH comes from the exons ATGAGAGCCATGGAAGGGTGGGATTCGCTCCTCCTACCTGCCCTTAAGAAGGGGACCAGGACAGGAAGACCGGCTGG TTATGTGCCCTGGAACTACCATGAGCCAGAGCCTGGGGTCTATAACTTTAATGGCAGCCGTGACCTCTTTGCATTTCTGAAAGAGGCAACTTTAGCGAACCTGTTGGTCATACTGAGACCAGGACCTTACATCTGTGCAGAGTGGGAGATG GGGGGTCTCCCAGCCTGGTTGCTGCGAAAACCTAAAATTCATCTGAGAACCTCAGATCCAG ACTTCCTTGCCGCAGTGGACTCCTGGTTCAAGGTCTTGCTGCCCAGGATATATCCATGGCTCTACCACAATGGGGGCAACATCATTAGCATTCAG GTGGAGAATGAATATGGTAGCTACAGAGCCTGCGACGTGAGCTACATGAGGCACCTAGCTGGGCTCTTTCGAGCGCTGCTTGGAGACAGGATCTTGCTCTTCACCACAGATGGACCTGAAGGACTCAAATGTGGCTCCCTCCAGGGACTCTATACCACTGTAGATTTTGGCCCAG CTGACAACATGACCAAGATCTTTGGCCTGCTTCGGAAGTATGAACCCCGCGGGCCCCTG GTAAACTCTGAGTACTACACAGGCTGGCTGGATTACTGGGGCCAGAATCACTCCACACGCTCCATTCCAGCTGTAACCAAAGGACTAGAGAAAATGCTCAAGTTGGGAGCCAGTGTGAACAT GTACATGTTCCACGGAGGTACCAACTTTGGATACTGGAATG GTGCTGATGAGAAGGGACGCTTTCTTCCAATTACTACCAGCTATGACTACGATGCACCCATATCCGAAGCAGGGGACCCCACACCCAAGCTTTTTGCTATTCGAAATGTCATCAGCAAG TTCCAGGAAGTTCCCTTGGGACCTTTACCTCCCCCCAGCCCCAAGATGACACTTGGACCTTTGAACCTACACCTG GATGGGAATTTGCTGGATTTCTTAGACTTCCTATGCCCCCAAGGGCCCATCCATTCAGTCTTGCCAATGACCTTTGAGGCTGTCAACCAG GTCCATGGCTATATGTTGTATCGGACCTATCTGCCCCATACTGTTTCTGAGCCAACACAACTCTGGGTACCTAACAATGGAGTCCATGACCGTGCCTACGTGATGGTGGATGGG GTGTTTCAGGGTGTTTTGGAACGAAACATGAAACATAACCTATTTTTGATGGGGAAAATAGGGGCCACACTGGATGTCCTGCTGGAGAACATGGGGAGGCTCAGTTTTGGGTCTAACAGCAGTGACTTCAAG GGCCTGTTACAGCCACCAATTCTGGGGCAGACAATCCTTACCCAGTGGCTGATGTTCCCCCTGAAAGTTGATAATCTTGTCAAAGGGTGGTTTCCCATCCAGCCGCTGAAACACTCACATCCTCAGACCCCCTCTGGCCCCACCTTCTACTCTACCACCTTCCCAATTTTAAACTCAGGCGGGGACACATTTCTGTTTCTACCTGGATGGACGAAG GGCCAAGTCTGGATCAATGGGTTTAACTTAGGCCGCTACTGGACAAAGCGGGGGCCGCAGCAGACCCTCTACGTGCCAAGACCCCTGCTGTTTCCTAGGGGAGCCCACAACAGAATCACATTGCTGGAGCTAGAAAATGTGCCTCCTCAGCCCCAAATCCAGTTCCTGGATAGGCCCATCCTCAATAGCACCAAGCACAGGACGTACGTCTATTCCCTCTCAAGTGCCTCTGAACCAATGGAGTTAAGTGGGCACTGA
- the GLB1L gene encoding beta-galactosidase-1-like protein precursor, whose product MAPKKPLCLPFLLLPLLTLLLPQADARSFVVDRDHNRFLLDGAPFRYVSGSLHYFRVPRVLWADRLLKMRMSGLNVVQFYVPWNYHEPEPGVYNFNGSRDLFAFLKEATLANLLVILRPGPYICAEWEMGGLPAWLLRKPKIHLRTSDPDFLAAVDSWFKVLLPRIYPWLYHNGGNIISIQVENEYGSYRACDVSYMRHLAGLFRALLGDRILLFTTDGPEGLKCGSLQGLYTTVDFGPADNMTKIFGLLRKYEPRGPLVNSEYYTGWLDYWGQNHSTRSIPAVTKGLEKMLKLGASVNMYMFHGGTNFGYWNGADEKGRFLPITTSYDYDAPISEAGDPTPKLFAIRNVISKFQEVPLGPLPPPSPKMTLGPLNLHLDGNLLDFLDFLCPQGPIHSVLPMTFEAVNQVHGYMLYRTYLPHTVSEPTQLWVPNNGVHDRAYVMVDGVFQGVLERNMKHNLFLMGKIGATLDVLLENMGRLSFGSNSSDFKGLLQPPILGQTILTQWLMFPLKVDNLVKGWFPIQPLKHSHPQTPSGPTFYSTTFPILNSGGDTFLFLPGWTKGQVWINGFNLGRYWTKRGPQQTLYVPRPLLFPRGAHNRITLLELENVPPQPQIQFLDRPILNSTKHRTYVYSLSSASEPMELSGH is encoded by the exons ATGGCTCCCAAGAAACCTCTCTGCCTTCCCTTCCTGCTGCTCCCGCTCCTGACGCTGCTGCTGCCCCAG GCAGACGCTCGGTCTTTCGTAGTGGATCGGGATCATAACAGATTCCTCCTGGATGGGGCCCCGTTCCGCTACGTGTCTGGCAGCCTGCACTACTTTCGGGTACCGCGGGTGCTTTGGGCAGACCGGCTTCTCAAGATGCGAATGAGTGGCCTCAACGTAGTACAGTT TTATGTGCCCTGGAACTACCATGAGCCAGAGCCTGGGGTCTATAACTTTAATGGCAGCCGTGACCTCTTTGCATTTCTGAAAGAGGCAACTTTAGCGAACCTGTTGGTCATACTGAGACCAGGACCTTACATCTGTGCAGAGTGGGAGATG GGGGGTCTCCCAGCCTGGTTGCTGCGAAAACCTAAAATTCATCTGAGAACCTCAGATCCAG ACTTCCTTGCCGCAGTGGACTCCTGGTTCAAGGTCTTGCTGCCCAGGATATATCCATGGCTCTACCACAATGGGGGCAACATCATTAGCATTCAG GTGGAGAATGAATATGGTAGCTACAGAGCCTGCGACGTGAGCTACATGAGGCACCTAGCTGGGCTCTTTCGAGCGCTGCTTGGAGACAGGATCTTGCTCTTCACCACAGATGGACCTGAAGGACTCAAATGTGGCTCCCTCCAGGGACTCTATACCACTGTAGATTTTGGCCCAG CTGACAACATGACCAAGATCTTTGGCCTGCTTCGGAAGTATGAACCCCGCGGGCCCCTG GTAAACTCTGAGTACTACACAGGCTGGCTGGATTACTGGGGCCAGAATCACTCCACACGCTCCATTCCAGCTGTAACCAAAGGACTAGAGAAAATGCTCAAGTTGGGAGCCAGTGTGAACAT GTACATGTTCCACGGAGGTACCAACTTTGGATACTGGAATG GTGCTGATGAGAAGGGACGCTTTCTTCCAATTACTACCAGCTATGACTACGATGCACCCATATCCGAAGCAGGGGACCCCACACCCAAGCTTTTTGCTATTCGAAATGTCATCAGCAAG TTCCAGGAAGTTCCCTTGGGACCTTTACCTCCCCCCAGCCCCAAGATGACACTTGGACCTTTGAACCTACACCTG GATGGGAATTTGCTGGATTTCTTAGACTTCCTATGCCCCCAAGGGCCCATCCATTCAGTCTTGCCAATGACCTTTGAGGCTGTCAACCAG GTCCATGGCTATATGTTGTATCGGACCTATCTGCCCCATACTGTTTCTGAGCCAACACAACTCTGGGTACCTAACAATGGAGTCCATGACCGTGCCTACGTGATGGTGGATGGG GTGTTTCAGGGTGTTTTGGAACGAAACATGAAACATAACCTATTTTTGATGGGGAAAATAGGGGCCACACTGGATGTCCTGCTGGAGAACATGGGGAGGCTCAGTTTTGGGTCTAACAGCAGTGACTTCAAG GGCCTGTTACAGCCACCAATTCTGGGGCAGACAATCCTTACCCAGTGGCTGATGTTCCCCCTGAAAGTTGATAATCTTGTCAAAGGGTGGTTTCCCATCCAGCCGCTGAAACACTCACATCCTCAGACCCCCTCTGGCCCCACCTTCTACTCTACCACCTTCCCAATTTTAAACTCAGGCGGGGACACATTTCTGTTTCTACCTGGATGGACGAAG GGCCAAGTCTGGATCAATGGGTTTAACTTAGGCCGCTACTGGACAAAGCGGGGGCCGCAGCAGACCCTCTACGTGCCAAGACCCCTGCTGTTTCCTAGGGGAGCCCACAACAGAATCACATTGCTGGAGCTAGAAAATGTGCCTCCTCAGCCCCAAATCCAGTTCCTGGATAGGCCCATCCTCAATAGCACCAAGCACAGGACGTACGTCTATTCCCTCTCAAGTGCCTCTGAACCAATGGAGTTAAGTGGGCACTGA
- the GLB1L gene encoding beta-galactosidase-1-like protein isoform X3, translating into MAPKKPLCLPFLLLPLLTLLLPQGGLPAWLLRKPKIHLRTSDPDFLAAVDSWFKVLLPRIYPWLYHNGGNIISIQVENEYGSYRACDVSYMRHLAGLFRALLGDRILLFTTDGPEGLKCGSLQGLYTTVDFGPADNMTKIFGLLRKYEPRGPLVNSEYYTGWLDYWGQNHSTRSIPAVTKGLEKMLKLGASVNMYMFHGGTNFGYWNGADEKGRFLPITTSYDYDAPISEAGDPTPKLFAIRNVISKFQEVPLGPLPPPSPKMTLGPLNLHLDGNLLDFLDFLCPQGPIHSVLPMTFEAVNQVHGYMLYRTYLPHTVSEPTQLWVPNNGVHDRAYVMVDGVFQGVLERNMKHNLFLMGKIGATLDVLLENMGRLSFGSNSSDFKGLLQPPILGQTILTQWLMFPLKVDNLVKGWFPIQPLKHSHPQTPSGPTFYSTTFPILNSGGDTFLFLPGWTKGQVWINGFNLGRYWTKRGPQQTLYVPRPLLFPRGAHNRITLLELENVPPQPQIQFLDRPILNSTKHRTYVYSLSSASEPMELSGH; encoded by the exons ATGGCTCCCAAGAAACCTCTCTGCCTTCCCTTCCTGCTGCTCCCGCTCCTGACGCTGCTGCTGCCCCAG GGGGGTCTCCCAGCCTGGTTGCTGCGAAAACCTAAAATTCATCTGAGAACCTCAGATCCAG ACTTCCTTGCCGCAGTGGACTCCTGGTTCAAGGTCTTGCTGCCCAGGATATATCCATGGCTCTACCACAATGGGGGCAACATCATTAGCATTCAG GTGGAGAATGAATATGGTAGCTACAGAGCCTGCGACGTGAGCTACATGAGGCACCTAGCTGGGCTCTTTCGAGCGCTGCTTGGAGACAGGATCTTGCTCTTCACCACAGATGGACCTGAAGGACTCAAATGTGGCTCCCTCCAGGGACTCTATACCACTGTAGATTTTGGCCCAG CTGACAACATGACCAAGATCTTTGGCCTGCTTCGGAAGTATGAACCCCGCGGGCCCCTG GTAAACTCTGAGTACTACACAGGCTGGCTGGATTACTGGGGCCAGAATCACTCCACACGCTCCATTCCAGCTGTAACCAAAGGACTAGAGAAAATGCTCAAGTTGGGAGCCAGTGTGAACAT GTACATGTTCCACGGAGGTACCAACTTTGGATACTGGAATG GTGCTGATGAGAAGGGACGCTTTCTTCCAATTACTACCAGCTATGACTACGATGCACCCATATCCGAAGCAGGGGACCCCACACCCAAGCTTTTTGCTATTCGAAATGTCATCAGCAAG TTCCAGGAAGTTCCCTTGGGACCTTTACCTCCCCCCAGCCCCAAGATGACACTTGGACCTTTGAACCTACACCTG GATGGGAATTTGCTGGATTTCTTAGACTTCCTATGCCCCCAAGGGCCCATCCATTCAGTCTTGCCAATGACCTTTGAGGCTGTCAACCAG GTCCATGGCTATATGTTGTATCGGACCTATCTGCCCCATACTGTTTCTGAGCCAACACAACTCTGGGTACCTAACAATGGAGTCCATGACCGTGCCTACGTGATGGTGGATGGG GTGTTTCAGGGTGTTTTGGAACGAAACATGAAACATAACCTATTTTTGATGGGGAAAATAGGGGCCACACTGGATGTCCTGCTGGAGAACATGGGGAGGCTCAGTTTTGGGTCTAACAGCAGTGACTTCAAG GGCCTGTTACAGCCACCAATTCTGGGGCAGACAATCCTTACCCAGTGGCTGATGTTCCCCCTGAAAGTTGATAATCTTGTCAAAGGGTGGTTTCCCATCCAGCCGCTGAAACACTCACATCCTCAGACCCCCTCTGGCCCCACCTTCTACTCTACCACCTTCCCAATTTTAAACTCAGGCGGGGACACATTTCTGTTTCTACCTGGATGGACGAAG GGCCAAGTCTGGATCAATGGGTTTAACTTAGGCCGCTACTGGACAAAGCGGGGGCCGCAGCAGACCCTCTACGTGCCAAGACCCCTGCTGTTTCCTAGGGGAGCCCACAACAGAATCACATTGCTGGAGCTAGAAAATGTGCCTCCTCAGCCCCAAATCCAGTTCCTGGATAGGCCCATCCTCAATAGCACCAAGCACAGGACGTACGTCTATTCCCTCTCAAGTGCCTCTGAACCAATGGAGTTAAGTGGGCACTGA
- the GLB1L gene encoding beta-galactosidase-1-like protein isoform X2, with protein sequence MAPKKPLCLPFLLLPLLTLLLPQADARSFVVDRDHNRFLLDGAPFRYVSGSLHYFRVPRVLWADRLLKMRMSGLNVVQFYVPWNYHEPEPGVYNFNGSRDLFAFLKEATLANLLVILRPGPYICAEWEMGGLPAWLLRKPKIHLRTSDPDFLAAVDSWFKVLLPRIYPWLYHNGGNIISIQVENEYGSYRACDVSYMRHLAGLFRALLGDRILLFTTDGPEGLKCGSLQGLYTTVDFGPADNMTKIFGLLRKYEPRGPLVNSEYYTGWLDYWGQNHSTRSIPAVTKGLEKMLKLGASVNMYMFHGGTNFGYWNGADEKGRFLPITTSYDYDAPISEAGDPTPKLFAIRNVISKFQEVPLGPLPPPSPKMTLGPLNLHLDGNLLDFLDFLCPQGPIHSVLPMTFEAVNQVHGYMLYRTYLPHTVSEPTQLWVPNNGVHDRAYVMVDGVFQGVLERNMKHNLFLMGKIGATLDVLLENMGRLSFGSNSSDFKGQVWINGFNLGRYWTKRGPQQTLYVPRPLLFPRGAHNRITLLELENVPPQPQIQFLDRPILNSTKHRTYVYSLSSASEPMELSGH encoded by the exons ATGGCTCCCAAGAAACCTCTCTGCCTTCCCTTCCTGCTGCTCCCGCTCCTGACGCTGCTGCTGCCCCAG GCAGACGCTCGGTCTTTCGTAGTGGATCGGGATCATAACAGATTCCTCCTGGATGGGGCCCCGTTCCGCTACGTGTCTGGCAGCCTGCACTACTTTCGGGTACCGCGGGTGCTTTGGGCAGACCGGCTTCTCAAGATGCGAATGAGTGGCCTCAACGTAGTACAGTT TTATGTGCCCTGGAACTACCATGAGCCAGAGCCTGGGGTCTATAACTTTAATGGCAGCCGTGACCTCTTTGCATTTCTGAAAGAGGCAACTTTAGCGAACCTGTTGGTCATACTGAGACCAGGACCTTACATCTGTGCAGAGTGGGAGATG GGGGGTCTCCCAGCCTGGTTGCTGCGAAAACCTAAAATTCATCTGAGAACCTCAGATCCAG ACTTCCTTGCCGCAGTGGACTCCTGGTTCAAGGTCTTGCTGCCCAGGATATATCCATGGCTCTACCACAATGGGGGCAACATCATTAGCATTCAG GTGGAGAATGAATATGGTAGCTACAGAGCCTGCGACGTGAGCTACATGAGGCACCTAGCTGGGCTCTTTCGAGCGCTGCTTGGAGACAGGATCTTGCTCTTCACCACAGATGGACCTGAAGGACTCAAATGTGGCTCCCTCCAGGGACTCTATACCACTGTAGATTTTGGCCCAG CTGACAACATGACCAAGATCTTTGGCCTGCTTCGGAAGTATGAACCCCGCGGGCCCCTG GTAAACTCTGAGTACTACACAGGCTGGCTGGATTACTGGGGCCAGAATCACTCCACACGCTCCATTCCAGCTGTAACCAAAGGACTAGAGAAAATGCTCAAGTTGGGAGCCAGTGTGAACAT GTACATGTTCCACGGAGGTACCAACTTTGGATACTGGAATG GTGCTGATGAGAAGGGACGCTTTCTTCCAATTACTACCAGCTATGACTACGATGCACCCATATCCGAAGCAGGGGACCCCACACCCAAGCTTTTTGCTATTCGAAATGTCATCAGCAAG TTCCAGGAAGTTCCCTTGGGACCTTTACCTCCCCCCAGCCCCAAGATGACACTTGGACCTTTGAACCTACACCTG GATGGGAATTTGCTGGATTTCTTAGACTTCCTATGCCCCCAAGGGCCCATCCATTCAGTCTTGCCAATGACCTTTGAGGCTGTCAACCAG GTCCATGGCTATATGTTGTATCGGACCTATCTGCCCCATACTGTTTCTGAGCCAACACAACTCTGGGTACCTAACAATGGAGTCCATGACCGTGCCTACGTGATGGTGGATGGG GTGTTTCAGGGTGTTTTGGAACGAAACATGAAACATAACCTATTTTTGATGGGGAAAATAGGGGCCACACTGGATGTCCTGCTGGAGAACATGGGGAGGCTCAGTTTTGGGTCTAACAGCAGTGACTTCAAG GGCCAAGTCTGGATCAATGGGTTTAACTTAGGCCGCTACTGGACAAAGCGGGGGCCGCAGCAGACCCTCTACGTGCCAAGACCCCTGCTGTTTCCTAGGGGAGCCCACAACAGAATCACATTGCTGGAGCTAGAAAATGTGCCTCCTCAGCCCCAAATCCAGTTCCTGGATAGGCCCATCCTCAATAGCACCAAGCACAGGACGTACGTCTATTCCCTCTCAAGTGCCTCTGAACCAATGGAGTTAAGTGGGCACTGA
- the STK16 gene encoding serine/threonine-protein kinase 16 — MGHALCICSRGTLTIDHKRYLFIHKLGEGGFSFVDLVEGLHDGQFYALKRILCHEQQDQEEAQREADMHRLFHHPNILRLVAYCLRERGTKHEAWLLLPFFKRGTLWNEIEKLKDKGNFLTEEQIIRLLLGICRGLEAIHAKGYAHRDLKPTNILLGNEGQPVLMDLGSMNQACIHVEGSRQALALQDWAAQRCTISYRAPELFSVQSHCVIDERTDVWSLGCVLYAMMFGEGPYDMVFQKGDSVALAVQNQLSIPQSPRYSSALRQLLTSMMTVDPQQRPHIPLLLSQLEVLQPPARDEHTTHI; from the exons ATGGGCCACGCGCTTTGCATCTGCTCTCGGGGAACTCTCACCATTGACCATAAGCGCTATCTCTTCATCCATAAACTGGGGGAGGG TGGGTTCAGCTTTGTGGACCTAGTGGAGGGGTTACATGATGGACAGTTCTACGCCCTGAAGCGAATCCTGTGTCATGAGCAGCAGGACCAGGAGGAGGCCCAACGAGAAGCAGACATGCATCGCCTCTTCCATCACCCCAACATCCTTCGCCTCGTTGCTTATTGTCTGAGAGAGCGAGGCACTAAACatgaggcctggctgctgctaCCCTTCTTCAAG AGAGGTACGCTGTGgaatgagatagaaaagctgAAGGACAAAGGCAACTTCTTGACTGAAGAGCAAATCATTCGGCTGCTGCTGGGTATCTGCAGAGGCCTTGAGGCTATTCACGCCAAGGGTTATGCCCACAG GGACCTGAAACCCACCAATATCTTGCTTGGCAACGAGGGGCAGCCGGTTCTAATGGACTTggggtccatgaatcaagcatGCATCCACGTGGAGGGCTCCCGCCAAGCTCTGGCCCTCCAG GACTGGGCAGCCCAGCGGTGCACCATCTCCTACCGGGCCCCGGAGCTCTTTTCCGTGCAAAGCCACTGTGTCATCGATGAGCGGACTGATGTCTGG TCCCTAGGTTGTGTGCTATATGCCATGATGTTTGGGGAAGGCCCTTACGACATGGTGTTCCAGAAGGGTGACAGCGTGGCCCTTGCAGTGCAGAACCAACTTAGCATCCCGCAGAGCCCCAG GTATTCTTCAGCCTTGCGGCAGCTGCTGACCTCAATGATGACCGTGGACCCCCAGCAGCGCCCTCACATTCCTCTGCTCCTGAGTCAGTTGGAGGTGCTGCAGCCCCCGGCTCGAGACGAGCACACTACCCACATCTGA
- the STK16 gene encoding serine/threonine-protein kinase 16 isoform X3: MGHALCICSRGTLTIDHKRYLFIHKLGEGGFSFVDLVEGLHDGQFYALKRILCHEQQDQEEAQREADMHRLFHHPNILRLVAYCLRERGTKHEAWLLLPFFKRGTLWNEIEKLKDKGNFLTEEQIIRLLLGICRGLEAIHAKGYAHRDLKPTNILLGNEGQPVLMDLGSMNQACIHVEGSRQALALQSLGCVLYAMMFGEGPYDMVFQKGDSVALAVQNQLSIPQSPRYSSALRQLLTSMMTVDPQQRPHIPLLLSQLEVLQPPARDEHTTHI; encoded by the exons ATGGGCCACGCGCTTTGCATCTGCTCTCGGGGAACTCTCACCATTGACCATAAGCGCTATCTCTTCATCCATAAACTGGGGGAGGG TGGGTTCAGCTTTGTGGACCTAGTGGAGGGGTTACATGATGGACAGTTCTACGCCCTGAAGCGAATCCTGTGTCATGAGCAGCAGGACCAGGAGGAGGCCCAACGAGAAGCAGACATGCATCGCCTCTTCCATCACCCCAACATCCTTCGCCTCGTTGCTTATTGTCTGAGAGAGCGAGGCACTAAACatgaggcctggctgctgctaCCCTTCTTCAAG AGAGGTACGCTGTGgaatgagatagaaaagctgAAGGACAAAGGCAACTTCTTGACTGAAGAGCAAATCATTCGGCTGCTGCTGGGTATCTGCAGAGGCCTTGAGGCTATTCACGCCAAGGGTTATGCCCACAG GGACCTGAAACCCACCAATATCTTGCTTGGCAACGAGGGGCAGCCGGTTCTAATGGACTTggggtccatgaatcaagcatGCATCCACGTGGAGGGCTCCCGCCAAGCTCTGGCCCTCCAG TCCCTAGGTTGTGTGCTATATGCCATGATGTTTGGGGAAGGCCCTTACGACATGGTGTTCCAGAAGGGTGACAGCGTGGCCCTTGCAGTGCAGAACCAACTTAGCATCCCGCAGAGCCCCAG GTATTCTTCAGCCTTGCGGCAGCTGCTGACCTCAATGATGACCGTGGACCCCCAGCAGCGCCCTCACATTCCTCTGCTCCTGAGTCAGTTGGAGGTGCTGCAGCCCCCGGCTCGAGACGAGCACACTACCCACATCTGA
- the STK16 gene encoding serine/threonine-protein kinase 16 isoform X4 — MGHALCICSRGTLTIDHKRYLFIHKLGEGDLKPTNILLGNEGQPVLMDLGSMNQACIHVEGSRQALALQDWAAQRCTISYRAPELFSVQSHCVIDERTDVWSLGCVLYAMMFGEGPYDMVFQKGDSVALAVQNQLSIPQSPRYSSALRQLLTSMMTVDPQQRPHIPLLLSQLEVLQPPARDEHTTHI; from the exons ATGGGCCACGCGCTTTGCATCTGCTCTCGGGGAACTCTCACCATTGACCATAAGCGCTATCTCTTCATCCATAAACTGGGGGAGGG GGACCTGAAACCCACCAATATCTTGCTTGGCAACGAGGGGCAGCCGGTTCTAATGGACTTggggtccatgaatcaagcatGCATCCACGTGGAGGGCTCCCGCCAAGCTCTGGCCCTCCAG GACTGGGCAGCCCAGCGGTGCACCATCTCCTACCGGGCCCCGGAGCTCTTTTCCGTGCAAAGCCACTGTGTCATCGATGAGCGGACTGATGTCTGG TCCCTAGGTTGTGTGCTATATGCCATGATGTTTGGGGAAGGCCCTTACGACATGGTGTTCCAGAAGGGTGACAGCGTGGCCCTTGCAGTGCAGAACCAACTTAGCATCCCGCAGAGCCCCAG GTATTCTTCAGCCTTGCGGCAGCTGCTGACCTCAATGATGACCGTGGACCCCCAGCAGCGCCCTCACATTCCTCTGCTCCTGAGTCAGTTGGAGGTGCTGCAGCCCCCGGCTCGAGACGAGCACACTACCCACATCTGA
- the STK16 gene encoding serine/threonine-protein kinase 16 isoform X2, protein MGDDLGPSLTPLAHSGFSFVDLVEGLHDGQFYALKRILCHEQQDQEEAQREADMHRLFHHPNILRLVAYCLRERGTKHEAWLLLPFFKRGTLWNEIEKLKDKGNFLTEEQIIRLLLGICRGLEAIHAKGYAHRDLKPTNILLGNEGQPVLMDLGSMNQACIHVEGSRQALALQDWAAQRCTISYRAPELFSVQSHCVIDERTDVWSLGCVLYAMMFGEGPYDMVFQKGDSVALAVQNQLSIPQSPRYSSALRQLLTSMMTVDPQQRPHIPLLLSQLEVLQPPARDEHTTHI, encoded by the exons ATGGGAGATGACCTTGGTCCTTCACTGACCCCTTTGGCCCACAGTGGGTTCAGCTTTGTGGACCTAGTGGAGGGGTTACATGATGGACAGTTCTACGCCCTGAAGCGAATCCTGTGTCATGAGCAGCAGGACCAGGAGGAGGCCCAACGAGAAGCAGACATGCATCGCCTCTTCCATCACCCCAACATCCTTCGCCTCGTTGCTTATTGTCTGAGAGAGCGAGGCACTAAACatgaggcctggctgctgctaCCCTTCTTCAAG AGAGGTACGCTGTGgaatgagatagaaaagctgAAGGACAAAGGCAACTTCTTGACTGAAGAGCAAATCATTCGGCTGCTGCTGGGTATCTGCAGAGGCCTTGAGGCTATTCACGCCAAGGGTTATGCCCACAG GGACCTGAAACCCACCAATATCTTGCTTGGCAACGAGGGGCAGCCGGTTCTAATGGACTTggggtccatgaatcaagcatGCATCCACGTGGAGGGCTCCCGCCAAGCTCTGGCCCTCCAG GACTGGGCAGCCCAGCGGTGCACCATCTCCTACCGGGCCCCGGAGCTCTTTTCCGTGCAAAGCCACTGTGTCATCGATGAGCGGACTGATGTCTGG TCCCTAGGTTGTGTGCTATATGCCATGATGTTTGGGGAAGGCCCTTACGACATGGTGTTCCAGAAGGGTGACAGCGTGGCCCTTGCAGTGCAGAACCAACTTAGCATCCCGCAGAGCCCCAG GTATTCTTCAGCCTTGCGGCAGCTGCTGACCTCAATGATGACCGTGGACCCCCAGCAGCGCCCTCACATTCCTCTGCTCCTGAGTCAGTTGGAGGTGCTGCAGCCCCCGGCTCGAGACGAGCACACTACCCACATCTGA